Proteins encoded together in one Vitis vinifera cultivar Pinot Noir 40024 chromosome 4, ASM3070453v1 window:
- the LOC100249270 gene encoding EIN3-binding F-box protein 1 yields MSKLFDYTGNDAFCPGGSIYSNIKDSSLFLSLGRHVDVYFPPRKRSRISAPFVVSGDKFEQKEQVSIDVLPDECLFEILRRLPEGQEKSACACVSKRWLMLLSSIQRDEICSNKTTGFLKPKETLISRNTDESSEAKKKGGDEVTPEAVDLEIESDGYLSRCLEGKKATDVRLAAIAVGTGGHGGLGKLLIRGSNSSCRVTNLGLGAIARGCPSLRVLSLWNVSSIADEGLIEIANGCHQLEKLDLCGCPTISDKALVAIAKNCHNLTALTIESCPRIGNAGLQAVGQFCPNLKSISIKNCPLVGDQGVASLLSSASYALTKVKLHALNITDVSLAVIGHYGKAITDLDLTGLQNVGERGFWVMGSGHGLQKLKSLTVTSCQGVTDMGLEAVGKGCPNLKQFCLRKCAFLSDNGLVSLAKVAASLESLQLEECHHITQYGVFGALVSCGGKLKSLALVNCFGIKDTVEGLPLMTPCKSLSSLSIRNCPGFGNASLCMVGKLCPQLQRLDLSGALRITNAGFLPLLESCEASLIKVNLSGCMNLTDNVVSALAKVHGGTLEQLNLDGCQKITDASMFAIAENCALLSDLDVSKTAITDYGVAALASAKHLNVQILSLSGCSLISNQSVPFLRKLGQTLLGLNLQQCNTISSSMVNMLVEQLWRCDILF; encoded by the exons ATGTCAAAGCTCTTCGATTATACCG GAAATGATGCCTTCTGCCCCGGGGGGTCAATATACTCAAACATCAAGGATTCCAGCCTCTTTTTGTCCCTTGGTCGCCATGTGGATGTGTATTTCCCTCCTCGCAAGAGATCTCGCATCAGTGCCCCATTTGTTGTCAGCGGAGACAAGTTTGAGCAGAAGGAGCAGGTCTCCATTGATGTTCTTCCTGATGAGTGTCTTTTTGAGATCCTCAGACGGTTGCCTGAAGGCCAAGAGAAGAGTGCCTGTGCTTGTGTCTCCAAGCGCTGGCTTATGCTTCTAAGCAGTATCCAGAGAGACGAGATCTGCAGTAACAAAACAACTGGGTTTTTGAAGCCTAAGGAAACTTTGATTTCAAGAAACACAGATGAGTCTTCTGAGGCTAAAAAGAAGGGTGGTGATGAAGTGACACCTGAGGCTGTAGATCTGGAAATTGAAAGTGATGGATACCTTTCCAGATGCTTGGAAGGGAAGAAAGCAACGGATGTCAGACTTGCTGCCATTGCTGTTGGAACTGGTGGCCACGGAGGGCTAGGCAAGCTTTTGATCCGTGGAAGCAATTCTAGTTGCAGGGTCACAAACCTTGGCCTTGGGGCAATTGCTCGTGGTTGTCCTTCTTTGAGGGTTCTGTCTCTATGGAATGTATCTTCAATTGCTGATGAAGGTCTGATTGAGATTGCTAATGGATGTCACCAATTAGAGAAGCTTGACCTTTGTGGGTGTCCCACAATTTCTGATAAGGCTTTGGTTGCAATTGCAAAGAACTGCCATAATTTGACTGCTTTAACAATAGAGTCCTGCCCAAGAATTGGGAATGCGGGTTTGCAAGCTGTTGGCCAGTTCTGCCCCAATTTGAAGTCCATTTCAATCAAGAACTGCCCTCTTGTTGGGGATCAAGGAGTTGCAAGCTTGTTATCATCAGCCTCGTATGCCCTGACAAAGGTTAAGCTCCATGCTTTGAACATCACTGATGTGTCTCTTGCTGTGATTGGACACTATGGCAAAGCCATTACTGATCTAGACCTTACTGGCCTCCAAAACGTGGGCGAGAGGGGCTTCTGGGTCATGGGTAGTGGTCATGGACTGCAGAAGCTGAAGTCCCTCACTGTTACATCCTGCCAAGGTGTGACAGATATGGGACTTGAAGCTGTGGGAAAGGGTTGCCCAAATTTGAAACAGTTTTGCCTCCGAAAATGTGCATTCTTATCTGACAATGGCCTAGTCTCTCTAGCCAAAGTTGCAGCTTCCCTTGAGAGTCTACAACTGGAGGAGTGCCACCACATTACCCAATATGGAGTTTTTGGTGCACTTGTAAGCTGTGGGGGGAAGTTGAAATCCCTTGCTCTGGTGAACTGCTTTGGGATTAAGGACACTGTTGAGGGATTGCCTCTAATGACTCCTTGCAAATCACTGAGCTCCTTGTCCATCCGTAACTGCCCTGGATTTGGTAATGCTAGCTTGTGTATGGTGGGGAAGCTGTGTCCTCAACTGCAGCGTTTGGACCTCAGTGGGGCTCTCAGAATAACAAATGCAGGGTTTCTGCCACTGCTTGAGAGCTGTGAGGCTAGTCTGATAAAGGTTAATCTTAGCGGTTGCATGAATTTGACGGACAATGTGGTCTCAGCCTTGGCTAAGGTGCATGGTGGGACTCTTGAACAGCTGAATCTTGATGGTTGCCAGAAGATCACTGATGCCAGCATGTTTGCAATTGCAGAAAACTGTGCATTGCTTTCAGATCTTGATGTTTCAAAGACTGCAATCACTGACTATGGCGTTGCAGCTCTGGCTTCTGCAAAACATCTCAATGTGCAGATCCTCTCTCTGTCTGGTTGCTCTTTGATATCAAACCAAAGTGTCCCATTCTTGCGAAAATTGGGTCAGACCCTGTTGGGGTTGAACCTTCAGCAGTGCAATACAATCAGCAGCAGCATGGTTAACATGCTTGTGGAGC